The sequence cctaactcCCTCCACCTACAAATATGTGCccatccccgaaattttcgggcaaaccctagacaNNNNNNNNNNNNNNNNNNNNNNNNNNNNNNNNNNNNNNNNNNNNNNNNNNNNNNNNNNNNNNNNNNNNNNNNNNNNNNNNNNNNNNNNNNNNNNNNNNNNNNNNNNNNNNNNNNNNNNNNNNNNNNNNNNNNNNNNNNNNNNNNNNNNNNNNNNNNNNNNNNNNNNNNNNNNNNNNNNNNNNNNNNNNNNNNNNNNNNNNNNNNNNNNNNNNNNNNNNNNNNNNNNNNNNNNNNNNNNNNNNNNNNNNNNNNNNNNNNNNNNNNNNNNNNNNNNNNNNNNNNNNNNNNNNNNNNNNNNNNNNNNNNNNNNNNNNNNNNNNNNNNNNNNNNNNNNNNNNNNNNNNNNNNNNNNNNNNNNNNNNNNNNNNNNNNNNNNNNNNNNNNNNNNNNNNNNNNNNNNNNNNNNNNNNNNNNNNNNNNNNNNNNNNNNNNNNNNNNNNNNNNNNNNNtccgccgccgcagcccgcgcccGCGCCGTCCGGCGTCGTCCTCGGCCGCCCCGTCTCCGGccctccccgtcctcctccggccgtcctcttctccggcgagactccggtgccgcctcggcctccgtgcgagtcagatccagatcggatctgagaaggttgacttcttctcccccgaaattccactaagtccttttcTGTCAGTAATTTTGTTGCATGTTCGTCACACCACAACTTTGCACCTGTGGGTCCGTTTTAGGCGTGTGGCATACCGAATTGTTCGACTCGACAAgtatatcatttcatctcattgcatcattttcatttgagctcatcttgttgcccgaaatgctgttggaagaatgcttcataatgttagtttcagattcttatcagaacatgcacttttgtcattgttgccatgattgatgtgtgcatcttatgtacttgagccctacatgtgttttgaattatgtcatgccatctttacagaggtgcttaccatgtatttttgtgatcaatgtggtgactagcacaagcatgcaaactaggcttcgtgatattgctgattctagtccctgttctgctgatattttgatgccatgtaaacatgatgctacagagagatccatacgtattttgagatacttcagtaagggtattttgaacatatggttatgctctatccacccatgcccctggttgaaattatggagtagtatagcatgtcattttcgtgctctacttttgcttcaaaatatttcctggcagattgtttacttgttattcaattttgccaaggttgtagttgatccgtgtatgctatgatgttgttcttgccatgtatagcttctatgccatgtattcttgatggatgtatgcttagtttatcaagaaatgctctgtagtgagtgcatcgagctcacgaaggtgccttcgtaattctgtcaatgtcatgctctgtttgctgaatctgttaacgaaacttgctatgtttacatgggtgccatcatatcttttggtcctttttggctcatggtcactaaggtacttttgatctatgctttgagtagaatcatgccatgtcttgttttgctattataagttcctgtagcatgttgataacttgctctgaacattgcttcgtgatgctgtttatgccatgtccaacctgatattttttgcactttcaccatgcttgtttgaacctgctatgttgtgatttagccgtatctcagtgttcctcttttgttaagcatctcatgtatatcactgccatatgctttgtttgtatgttggggtactgtagcatagtttcttgttgcatgctaagtagcatcgtgttgttaatcgcagctttgcgcCATTCTTGTTtagcttgccatttgcaaaccgtgcatccgtttccggtgatcctcatatcgatttcgaccgaaatcatctcatctttccagtagcatacttggtttgccaagttgatgccttgttcatcctttttcctcccggagcatgcatacgcattgcatatcacatctcgcatatcatgacatgtattgcatcatgttgcttgagcattgcaccgtgatttattgtgttcctttgcttgtgttcttgctttgggtagagccgggagacgagtacgtgcacgaggaacctgttgagaacgcttacgaggatcaagccttcgacaactctgagaaccttgcaggcaagatgaccataccttcgatatcacttctatctttgcttgctagtactcgttctatcgctatgttagctctacctgccactgtttatcatgcctccctattgccatgtcaaacctctaaccatcctgtcctagcaaaccgttgtttggctgtgtcaccgcttttgctcagcccctcttatagcgttgttagttgcaggtgaagatgaagtttgttcctggtcggaacatggatattttgggttatcacaatatctcttgtttaattaatgcaccttatatacttggtaaagggtggaaggctcggccttatgcctggtgacttgttccactcttgccgccctagtttccgtcataccggtgttatgttccttgattttgcgttccttacacggttgggtgatttatgggacacccttgacagttcggtttgaataaaactcctccagcaaggcccaaacttggttttaccatttgccacctaagcctttttcccttgggttttcgcgagcccgagggtcatctttatttaccccccccccccccgggccagtgctcctccgagtgttggtccaaactagagcaccgtgcgggaccgtcccttggcaacttgggttatgttggtacatgtacgcttcgcttatccggtgtgccctgagaacgagatatgtgcagctcctatcgggatttgtcggcacttcgggcggctttgctggtcttgttttaccattgtcgaaatgtcttgtgaaccgggattccgagactgattgggtcttcccgggagaaggtatatccttcgttgaccgtgagagcttgtgatgggctaagttgggacacccctgtagggtatattatctttcaaaagtcgtgcccgcggttatgaggcagatgggaatttgttaatgtccggttgtagataacttgacacttgacttcattaaaatacatcaaccgtgtgtgtagccgtgatggtctcttctcggcggagtccgggaagtgaacacggtttgagttatgcttgatgtaagtagttttaggatcacttcttgatcacttctagcttctcgatcgttgcgttgcttctcttctcgctctcacttgcgcatgttagccaccatatatgcttagtgcttgctgcagctccaccatattacccgttttcctacctatgagcttaaatagtcttgatctcgcgggtgtgagattgctgagtcctcatgactcatagattctaccaaaacagatgcaggtgccgaggataccagcgcagatggcgcaaccgagctcaagtgggagtttgatgaggcccttggtcgttactatgtttcgctTCCAGATGACCCGtggtggagcccagtcgggacgatcggggatcaagcatttggggttgtcttcttttcatttggatttgaccgtagccggcctatgagtgtattttgaatgatgtatgatcttaatttatgtattgtgtgaagtggtgattgtaagccaactctctttatcccattcttgttcattacatgggattgtgtgaagatgacccttcttgagacaaaaccaccatgcggttatgcctctaagtcgtgcttcgacacgtgggagatatagccgcatcgtgggtgttacaatggcACTACCATCTACATCTACAACTATTCACTGTTGTGGTAACTGAATCTAAAGTTCACTGCACATACGAAAAACTACTGACCTTTTGTGCACAACCCAGGAATCTTCTTCCACTTTCCACAGACTCAAAGGCCACGAACTTCTCACATGTTGCTTGGTGTTCACATCTAGCAGGTAGATTTGCGGCAAGGCCTCTCCATTCGGAGCAGACAATGGTGGGAGGAGCCTAAAAGAAAATCTTGTCAGAAACCCCCCATTTTTCCTAACCATAAATACCACATGTGCACGAAGAAGAGCTCACCGAACTGCTGACAGAGTCACTGCCCGACAAGGAGCTGGATTCGTCACTCCAGGAAACCATGCCTGCTTGCTGGTTGGCGGCGGCAACGAGCACTGTGAGCAGAGAGAaaagaaagagagagggggggggggacgaACAGGACTGTCTGCACTTGGGGGGCAACGACTGGAGTAAACATCCAAATGAGACATAATTAATTCAGGTGGTTGTCCTACAGGTTGATTCGAAAAAAAGACAGGGTTTTTTGCAAATAGACGCGCGTTGGCCGGCCCAGGTCAGCAGAGTCCACTTAACAGGCTGTGATTGGTCCAGGACCAAACTTGCACGTTGACTGCAAGTTGTAGGACAAGTTAGATGCATTTTGAAAGTTATAAAACCAAATAATCACATCGTGAACAAGTTCTAGGACCTGTAGTGCTTTTACCTAAAAAAGATCGTCTTCCCCTAAAGGTGCGTCACTCATGCATGTGTTAGTGATCTGGTCTAAGGAATTGAGTATTTTCGTGGTGAGTTTAACATGGCACTATATAGAAACACAGAGACAGACATTTGTCCATAAACATGACAGTGCAAGACTATGCAACCCCACCATTCATCATTCCAAtgagcctcagcccagccagccccCACTCTACCTACATTCCTCAGACAATAATATCCAGATGCTCCAACCCGACAACAAAATTGTACTCCTACTAGTACAAGGTAAATTACTACAAATCAAGACAAAGCTAAGCCTCTGAGGTCTGAACAGAGACAAAGGCACAGAAAGAACCGCTAAGCCCTAGCGCTGGCTGGATCAGTCCCCTCCCCTCCCACGCTCTTTATAAACCGCCCCAACCCCAGTGCCACTGCCCCACCCCACCCCCAAACCCCCATGATCTGATCCGCAAAGCTCCTGAAAGCCACCACGCCACCTTTGCTCGCTCGCCCTTCCTCTGCTCCAAGAAGCCTTTTCTTTGAGCNNNNNNNNNNNNNNNNNNNNNNNNNNNNNNNNNNNNNNNNNNNNNNNNNNNNNNNNNNNNNNNNNNNNNNNNNNNNNNNNNNNNNNNNNNNNNNNNNNNNNNNNNNNNNNNNNNNNNNNNNNNNNNNNNNNNNNNNNNNNNNNNNNNNNNNNNNNNNNNNNNNNNNNNNNNNNNNNNNNNNNNNNNNNNNNNNNNNNNNNNNNNNNNNNNNNNNNNCCGACAACAAAATTGTACTCCTACTAGTACAAGGTAAATTACTACAAATCAAGACAAAGCTAAGCCTCTGAGGTCTGAACAGAGACAAAGGCACAGAAAGAACCGCTAAGCCCTAGCGCTGGCTGGATCAGTCCCCTCCCCTCCCACGCTCTTTATAAACCGCCCCAACCCCAGTGCCACTGCCCCACCCCCCCCCCAAACCCCCATGATCTGATCCGCAAAGCTCCTGAAAGCCACCACGCCACCTTTGCTCGCTCGCCCTTCCTCTGCTCCAAGAAGCCTTTTCTTTGAGCTCGATCGAGTGTTCGCTTGCCCTCCATCGCCATGATCCAAGAACTCCTCGGAGGCACGGCCATGGAGCAGCAGCAGCTCAAGTGCGCCGGGAACGCTGCGAACCACCACGGCTCGCTCCCCATGGCGCTGCAGCCCATCTCCTCCAACCCGTCCCCCACGtcctcctccacctcgtcgcgctcCTCCACGCAGCGGTCGCCCTCGGCCGCGTCGTCGCCGCAGGGGCAGGGGCAGCAAGGGCAGCAGGGCCCGCCGGGGCCGGAGCAGGCGCCGCTGCGCTGCCCCCGGTGCAACTCCTCCAACACCAAGTTCTGCTACTACAACAACTACAACCTCACCCAGCCGCGCCACTTCTGCAAGACGTGCCGCCGCTACTGGACCAAGGGCGGCGCGCTCCGCAACGTCCCCATCGGCGGCGGCTGCCGCAAGCCGCGCCCCATGCCGGCGCCCGTCGCCAAGGCGCAGCCCTCCTCCTGCAAGTCCGTGCTCGGCATGGGCGTCGGCACCGCGCCGTCCCTCGGCCTCGGCATGGGCGTGGGCGGCGGCATGTCCTGGGCCTCCTCGCCGCAGACCGCCACCGCGCAGCTCATGGCGCTGCTCAACAGCGCCAGGGCCGGCTACGCCGGCAGCAACATGCACCGGCTTCTCGGGCTGGACACCATGGGGCAGCTCCAGGTCCTGCCGGGGTCGGCGAACGGCGGGCCGGGCATGTCGCCGTCGCTGTGGCCGCAGGCCACGCACCGGCCGACCATGCCTCCGCCACCAATGCACCTCGACTCGCACCTCGGCATGGGCTCGCTGGGGCTGGGCCAGGGCCAGGGCCACCACAACCTGCTGTCAGCGCTGGAGCTCAAGCCGCCCTCGTCTTCGCCGTCGCCGTCTTCACTCGCGGCGAGCTACTACAGCGACCAGCTGAACGCGGTGGTGAGCAACGGCGGCGCCGGGCGCCCCCACCCGTACGACACCCCGGCGTCGTCCTACCCTTGCAGCACGGCGATGTGCTCCCTCCCGCCGTCCGCGTCGACCGTCTCGGCGGCGCAGAGCAGCCGCACCGTGGGGATGGACCAGCAGCCACCCACCATGTCGCTCGGCACGCAGGAGATGCAGTACTGGAGCGGCGGCCCGGCGTCGATGATGGCATGGCCGGACTTGCCCACCCTCAACGGCGCCTTCCCATGATCGACCTCGACAACGCCGGTCGACCGGCCGGCTGTTACATGCATGATGACAGCAATAGCGTAGCTCAGCTCAGTCTAGCGTCGTGTGGTTTCCTTCTCAATTATTACTTGTGTTTTCCTTTTGTTAATCAATCAGCGGGGGGTGACGTGACGAGTAACTTGGGTTTACTGTCTACTTAGTAGCTAGGTTTATCAGTATTAAGAGTAGTAACTGGTGGTGCTGGTATAGTGGTATAGTCTTCAAGCCAGGAGGGTTACTGGCAAATTATGGTGGGGTGTAGCTCAAGAAGATGTCGATCGATCGGTTTCGTTTCAAAATGTCGATGAATTAATGTGTGTTTGTGTAAGGTTACATTTCCATTTCGTGCAACCTGGTGTACGTACTTATTTGTCTGCAAACTATTACTACTTCACTTTGGTCCCAAAAATGCAAAGGTACACAGGTTTGGGTGTCGCAGCTCACAAGCAAGTACTCCTGCAAAAGGATCAGCTCGTCTGTTTGCTTTCTGGCATGTACCGGACCGCCCCTGATCTGGGTTTTGGACCATGCATGGCATGGCATTGATGCTTCGCTGATTCTTGTGTCTGGAAATCAGACAGCATGTACTCCAATCGGCGCTCCGACGACTGTTTGTGTATGGGAAACATGGTAGAGTTGGTTATTGCTGTAAATTGTGGGGTATTCATGTTTGTCATGATATTTGGACTAGCACTATGGTTGAAAAAAATGCTCATGCCTAGCTGGGCACCAGTGTTCTGAAAAAATCGAGCAGCCAGAGATTTCCGGCATGGTACCTTGGTACTATCTGTTATCGGAGATACTGGCATAGATTCACCTGCGTGCTCTACTATTCAG comes from Triticum aestivum cultivar Chinese Spring chromosome 5B, IWGSC CS RefSeq v2.1, whole genome shotgun sequence and encodes:
- the LOC123117027 gene encoding dof zinc finger protein DOF5.3-like → MIQELLGGTAMEQQQLKCAGNAANHHGSLPMALQPISSNPSPTSSSTSSRSSTQRSPSAASSPQGQGQQGQQGPPGPEQAPLRCPRCNSSNTKFCYYNNYNLTQPRHFCKTCRRYWTKGGALRNVPIGGGCRKPRPMPAPVAKAQPSSCKSVLGMGVGTAPSLGLGMGVGGGMSWASSPQTATAQLMALLNSARAGYAGSNMHRLLGLDTMGQLQVLPGSANGGPGMSPSLWPQATHRPTMPPPPMHLDSHLGMGSLGLGQGQGHHNLLSALELKPPSSSPSPSSLAASYYSDQLNAVVSNGGAGRPHPYDTPASSYPCSTAMCSLPPSASTVSAAQSSRTVGMDQQPPTMSLGTQEMQYWSGGPASMMAWPDLPTLNGAFP